The Marinobacter subterrani genome has a segment encoding these proteins:
- a CDS encoding fatty acid desaturase: MQANSSWPDARPALKQFRIPSLGKAIWQLINTLVPYAGLWYVMILSIRHDVSYLWTLALSVVAAAFLVRLFILFHDCVHGSFLPSTRANTWVGRLLGVLVFTPFDDWRLSHLRHHVSYANLDTRGFGDIWTLTLREYNQSPRLKRWIYRLYRNPVVLLGFGAIFNFLLSNRLPSKKVQRKERKSVLFTNLAIVGVFLIAAQTIGWQTYLLIQLPVLWLAGMGGIWLFYVQHQFEGGYWARKGEWDALRAAMEGSSFYKLPTILRWFSANIGYHHIHHLNARIPNYRLPECYNEVPAVRAREPLTLRQSLHSFRLKLWDESQERMVAFP, encoded by the coding sequence ATGCAAGCCAATTCCTCATGGCCGGATGCGCGTCCGGCGCTGAAACAGTTCCGAATCCCCAGCCTTGGCAAGGCGATTTGGCAGCTTATCAATACCCTTGTTCCTTACGCCGGCTTGTGGTACGTGATGATCCTCTCTATCCGGCATGATGTTTCCTATTTGTGGACACTGGCACTCTCGGTGGTGGCAGCCGCGTTTTTGGTCCGCCTTTTCATTCTGTTCCACGATTGTGTCCATGGTTCGTTCCTGCCATCAACGCGTGCCAACACCTGGGTAGGGCGGCTGTTGGGCGTCCTCGTGTTTACGCCCTTCGATGACTGGCGCCTCAGCCATCTTCGTCACCATGTCAGCTACGCCAATCTCGATACCCGGGGCTTTGGCGATATCTGGACGCTCACCCTACGCGAATACAATCAGTCGCCGAGACTTAAGCGTTGGATTTACAGGCTCTACCGTAATCCGGTGGTGCTCCTGGGCTTTGGCGCCATTTTCAATTTCCTGCTCAGCAACAGACTGCCGAGCAAGAAAGTTCAGCGCAAAGAGCGAAAGAGCGTCCTATTCACGAATCTTGCTATCGTTGGTGTATTCCTGATCGCCGCCCAAACGATCGGTTGGCAGACTTATTTATTGATTCAGCTACCTGTGTTGTGGTTGGCGGGTATGGGCGGTATCTGGCTGTTCTACGTTCAGCACCAGTTCGAAGGCGGTTACTGGGCCCGAAAAGGGGAATGGGATGCGTTGCGGGCCGCCATGGAAGGCAGTTCCTTCTATAAATTGCCGACAATTTTGCGCTGGTTTTCGGCGAACATCGGGTATCACCATATCCATCATCTCAATGCCCGGATCCCGAATTATCGTTTGCCCGAGTGTTACAACGAGGTTCCCGCTGTGCGCGCCAGAGAGCCTTTGACCTTGCGGCAGAGCCTGCACAGCTTCCGGCTCAAACTCTGGGACGAAAGCCAGGAAAGGATGGTCGCCTTCCCCTAG
- a CDS encoding DUF2141 domain-containing protein yields the protein MKILMRKPNKRGSELTSTDMPALIRYSMRVRYVALGSALAFTNLPALAEPSCPGIHVDIQNIENSTGTVACALFESPEGFPAEFLHSATHIMMMKIRDTKARCSFLDISPGTYALAVIHDENMDGKLNTNFLGVPTEGFGFSSGAEAGMSAPSFEAARFSYDGGNLDLAIRLSY from the coding sequence ATGAAGATACTGATGAGAAAGCCAAATAAGCGGGGATCCGAATTGACCTCCACCGACATGCCAGCTCTGATTCGGTACTCCATGAGGGTCAGGTATGTAGCATTGGGATCCGCGCTGGCGTTTACGAATCTTCCCGCCCTCGCCGAACCCTCATGTCCAGGAATCCATGTAGACATTCAGAATATCGAAAACAGCACCGGGACTGTAGCTTGCGCACTTTTCGAATCGCCAGAGGGCTTCCCTGCGGAGTTTCTGCATTCCGCGACCCATATCATGATGATGAAAATTCGAGATACGAAGGCACGTTGTAGCTTCCTCGATATTTCTCCGGGAACCTATGCGCTGGCCGTCATCCATGATGAGAATATGGATGGCAAGCTCAACACGAACTTTCTGGGGGTTCCCACGGAAGGTTTTGGTTTTTCAAGCGGTGCAGAGGCTGGGATGAGTGCGCCTTCATTCGAGGCCGCCAGATTTTCGTACGATGGGGGAAATCTGGACCTGGCTATTAGATTGAGTTATTGA
- a CDS encoding coiled-coil domain-containing protein has translation MSDSQGSASNFTFGIRRLVLVDSAGFCYVEIPVDNHGLILGPGNLGKSSLLNSLRLFLLPENNFKNSRKKFAFRNASAGSFYSNEESYQHYFPSQFSFLIMEAENPAGVHCQILYRDSASQLSYGRAFVPVGYDQLRPLFWNGDDEDGIGQAVPELSFSRLSEALKKFSKDTRLVNDPAKLKQMLYSSELMNADAVRYSVLPLGESDERRVQSLRTLILLLFEMKADDQAMSNAVASIIEADKKFADDAFDFNIDEFLNRHDQLKQQQIQLNQIEKERSRFEKLQKDYQAYQTLLRSQHEFAAFRDGVTHALQDIGVRRKAAVEAFNEQNDTLRHVLQALKKLEQDASGLKGEIRSADRRIKQAEQNQKDGDLLVSQYGEMTLQEIGDIQKEELDSKKGHLAALKSAAQAEIRLEQIQKKKQELERKLASLKDRESKQHWQLQNQLDEATAAPLRAVDPRLVMASPGQDLDADSKAAIEAFARLFVPTDKGFDWFDAEYPVQPARQTDFAEQRRHLEGEVHGLEKERAELADTANQEHDRPRLIERTEKEIRAIEKDLDTLSRYPAAATTLRDATEEKQAAEEQLAKLEEQARLEQEKQDAVQQKAAKARAEKERIEERERELAGLSRSVGTVEHRFPHLKAVEAEQPLAIEQVSVAAFDDLQTQLDDLEERRRSILDHLRQFVYLGIHDDAEGELQKDSPASSVIRETFKSLSDLFAGMAERWNVLEQQVGIHNETVASYRQALKSNHEHIARFEAQLNRELDGVRINDLVEIRVDIHTDPKFRNLVEEANNIDPYGNQLQSDAFYDRLRVFVADFFGEGGSKRLTMDKVITGISYRTRKENAANLDKKGQSTSTTALINLELVYRLLKRVLYPGVQLSFPMVLDELASVDISQMPSLLERLRKQGFNLFSAATHSASAEVIYLIGRHLEVGQMRTAKPYSPQRTLVFWGGAEGFTNGESLSHWADQTQNSLLEPADE, from the coding sequence ATGAGTGACTCCCAGGGGAGCGCAAGCAATTTTACCTTTGGCATCCGCCGTCTGGTGCTGGTGGATTCCGCCGGCTTCTGTTACGTGGAAATTCCGGTGGACAACCATGGCCTGATCCTGGGCCCGGGCAATCTGGGCAAGTCCAGTCTTTTAAACAGCCTGCGCCTGTTCCTGCTGCCGGAAAACAACTTCAAGAACAGCCGCAAGAAATTCGCCTTCCGCAATGCCAGCGCTGGTAGCTTTTACTCCAACGAGGAAAGCTACCAGCATTACTTTCCCAGCCAATTCAGCTTCCTGATCATGGAAGCGGAAAACCCGGCCGGCGTGCATTGCCAGATTTTGTACCGGGACAGCGCCAGTCAGCTCAGCTATGGCCGTGCTTTCGTGCCGGTGGGCTACGACCAGCTGCGGCCCCTGTTCTGGAATGGGGATGATGAAGACGGCATTGGCCAGGCGGTGCCGGAGCTGTCGTTCAGCCGTCTGTCCGAGGCCCTTAAAAAGTTCTCCAAAGACACCCGTCTGGTGAATGATCCGGCGAAACTCAAACAGATGCTGTACAGCAGCGAGCTGATGAACGCCGATGCCGTGCGTTATTCGGTGCTGCCTTTGGGTGAATCCGACGAGCGCCGGGTGCAGTCTCTGCGCACGTTGATCCTGCTGTTGTTTGAAATGAAGGCGGACGATCAGGCCATGTCCAACGCGGTGGCCAGCATCATCGAGGCAGACAAGAAGTTTGCCGACGATGCCTTCGATTTTAATATCGATGAGTTTCTCAACCGGCACGATCAACTGAAGCAACAGCAAATCCAACTGAACCAGATTGAAAAAGAGCGTTCACGGTTCGAGAAGCTGCAAAAGGATTATCAGGCCTACCAAACCCTGCTTCGCAGCCAGCACGAGTTTGCCGCTTTCAGGGATGGCGTCACCCACGCCTTGCAGGACATTGGCGTCAGGCGTAAAGCCGCAGTGGAGGCGTTCAATGAACAGAACGACACTCTGCGCCACGTGCTGCAGGCCCTGAAAAAGCTGGAGCAGGACGCCAGCGGCCTGAAGGGCGAGATCCGTTCCGCAGACCGGCGCATCAAGCAGGCCGAGCAGAACCAGAAAGATGGCGATCTGCTGGTGTCCCAGTACGGGGAGATGACCCTTCAGGAAATCGGGGACATCCAGAAAGAGGAACTTGATAGCAAGAAAGGGCACCTGGCCGCCCTCAAAAGTGCCGCCCAGGCGGAAATCCGGCTGGAGCAGATCCAGAAAAAGAAGCAGGAACTGGAGCGCAAACTGGCATCCCTGAAGGACAGGGAGAGCAAGCAACATTGGCAGTTGCAGAACCAGTTGGATGAAGCCACCGCTGCACCGCTGAGGGCCGTGGACCCCAGATTGGTGATGGCCAGCCCGGGCCAGGATCTGGACGCCGACAGCAAGGCGGCCATCGAAGCGTTCGCCCGGCTGTTTGTGCCCACGGACAAAGGCTTTGACTGGTTCGATGCTGAATACCCGGTCCAACCGGCCCGGCAGACGGATTTTGCAGAGCAGCGCCGGCATTTGGAAGGGGAGGTTCATGGCCTGGAAAAGGAGCGGGCGGAGCTGGCAGACACTGCCAACCAGGAACATGACCGACCACGGTTGATCGAGCGCACGGAAAAAGAGATTCGCGCCATCGAAAAGGATCTGGATACCCTGAGCCGTTACCCGGCCGCGGCCACCACCCTGCGGGACGCTACTGAGGAGAAGCAGGCGGCGGAGGAACAGCTGGCCAAGCTGGAAGAACAGGCCCGGCTGGAGCAGGAAAAGCAGGATGCGGTTCAGCAGAAGGCCGCCAAAGCCAGGGCAGAAAAAGAGCGTATCGAGGAGCGCGAACGGGAACTGGCGGGCCTGAGCCGAAGCGTTGGGACCGTCGAGCATCGCTTCCCGCACCTGAAAGCGGTGGAAGCCGAGCAGCCGCTGGCGATTGAGCAGGTGTCTGTTGCCGCGTTCGACGACCTGCAAACCCAGCTGGACGACCTGGAAGAGCGTCGGCGCAGTATTCTCGATCACCTTCGACAGTTCGTTTATCTGGGCATTCATGACGATGCCGAAGGTGAGCTGCAGAAAGACAGCCCGGCGTCATCCGTTATCCGCGAAACGTTCAAAAGCCTGTCGGATCTGTTTGCCGGCATGGCCGAGCGCTGGAATGTGCTGGAGCAGCAAGTCGGCATCCACAATGAAACCGTCGCGAGCTACCGGCAGGCCCTGAAATCCAACCATGAACACATTGCCCGCTTTGAAGCGCAGCTTAACCGGGAACTCGACGGCGTGCGCATCAACGACCTGGTGGAAATCCGCGTGGATATCCACACCGATCCGAAATTCCGCAATCTGGTGGAAGAAGCCAACAACATCGATCCGTATGGCAATCAGCTGCAGTCAGACGCGTTCTATGACCGTTTACGGGTGTTCGTGGCGGACTTTTTCGGGGAGGGCGGTAGCAAGCGACTGACCATGGACAAGGTGATCACCGGTATTTCCTACCGAACCCGAAAGGAAAACGCCGCAAACCTGGACAAGAAAGGCCAGTCCACGTCCACCACGGCACTGATCAATCTTGAACTGGTGTACCGGCTGCTGAAACGGGTGTTGTATCCCGGCGTGCAGCTGTCGTTCCCCATGGTGCTGGACGAGCTGGCCAGTGTGGACATCAGCCAGATGCCTTCGCTGCTGGAGCGGCTGCGCAAGCAGGGTTTCAACCTGTTCTCCGCCGCCACCCACAGCGCCAGTGCGGAAGTGATCTACCTGATTGGCAGGCACCTGGAAGTGGGGCAGATGCGCACGGCAAAGCCCTACAGCCCGCAGCGCACGCTGGTGTTCTGGGGCGGGGCCGAGGGTTTTACCAACGGCGAATCCCTGAGCCACTGGGCCGACCAGACCCAGAACAGCCTGCTGGAGCCGGCGGATGAGTAA
- a CDS encoding condensin complex protein MksE, with product MPEFSDAMDTTESADHSQTSSSFEQILPAHSAATYREFQAGRVIVRDVWDSNRSELRANPLYNLLYNHLSHFRTFYEHLGSELVFNETGAFFFLKESSDDENEEHDENAFRVQVILLLIGRYFARSGRDLEYLGRPDAGLNEQDLSALESDEEYQEILRAARFEKGVPEALDYLDKRHLLFRAGAGRCFLSSAGLYFLQELVREYEQG from the coding sequence ATGCCTGAATTCTCTGACGCGATGGATACCACCGAATCCGCCGATCATTCACAAACTTCGAGCAGCTTCGAGCAGATCCTGCCGGCACACAGCGCCGCGACTTATCGGGAATTCCAGGCCGGCCGGGTGATTGTGCGTGATGTCTGGGACAGCAACCGCTCAGAGTTGCGAGCCAACCCGCTCTACAACCTGCTGTACAACCATCTGTCCCATTTCCGGACCTTCTACGAACATCTGGGCAGCGAGCTGGTGTTTAACGAAACCGGCGCGTTTTTCTTTCTCAAGGAAAGCAGTGACGACGAGAACGAGGAACACGACGAGAACGCGTTCCGGGTGCAGGTGATACTTCTGTTGATCGGGCGCTATTTTGCCCGCAGCGGTCGCGACTTGGAATACCTTGGGCGCCCGGATGCCGGGCTGAACGAGCAAGACCTGTCGGCATTGGAGAGCGATGAGGAATATCAGGAGATTCTCAGGGCGGCCCGCTTTGAAAAAGGGGTCCCGGAAGCCCTGGACTACCTGGATAAACGCCATCTCCTGTTCCGTGCTGGCGCCGGTCGCTGCTTCCTGAGTTCCGCCGGTCTCTATTTTCTGCAGGAGCTGGTGCGGGAGTATGAGCAGGGATAG
- a CDS encoding DUF3336 domain-containing protein, with protein MKHTSKTRRQLQQQLDQAEDYGQWCAAAAALDELDGLLAWREQEETGMLHESLMRQHMSLMEQCRQDGDTRRLIRVLQESLYRHLGELSNPDLYAVARSGTNRLVGEFLDAVEISMAFICDHPIPDVTTARKLKLFRDAERVYGRPALMLSGGAAFGIYHIGVTRALWRQGLLPDVMAGSSMGAIVAGAICTRDDQELANFFEYPERIHVNAFRWLGVTEALRAGHAMDPQQLQKHIRYNLGSASFREAYEHSGRTLNISVSPTRTQQKPRLLNWLSSPAVLVDSAVMASCAVPGIFPPVTLRARDSDGDSGSSVPYMPTESWIDGSVHGDLPLMRMARLHNVNKTIVSQANPHVVPFISNHDQSGLTSWAKRAAVSLAHGQLATALKLTRQSPHPGIIRPLIEQANAMTSQEYLGDINIHFPAKPSLYLKVLSNPSPEDLEMFINLGEQATWPRLAMIKDQTRISRAFDRCIQRLEADLEKEDKDTTAQ; from the coding sequence ATGAAGCACACATCGAAAACCCGCCGACAATTGCAGCAGCAACTGGACCAGGCCGAAGACTACGGGCAATGGTGTGCCGCAGCCGCAGCACTGGACGAACTGGACGGCTTGCTTGCCTGGCGCGAGCAGGAAGAAACCGGGATGCTGCACGAAAGCCTTATGCGCCAGCATATGAGTCTGATGGAGCAGTGCCGCCAGGATGGCGATACCCGCCGCCTTATCCGGGTGCTGCAGGAAAGCCTCTACCGCCACCTTGGCGAACTGTCCAACCCGGATCTCTATGCAGTTGCACGCAGCGGCACCAATCGTCTGGTGGGGGAATTTCTGGATGCGGTCGAGATCTCCATGGCGTTCATCTGCGACCACCCCATTCCGGACGTCACCACCGCCCGCAAACTGAAACTGTTCCGGGATGCCGAGAGAGTCTACGGACGGCCAGCCCTGATGCTCAGTGGCGGCGCGGCTTTCGGCATTTACCACATCGGAGTAACCCGGGCACTCTGGCGCCAGGGCCTGCTACCGGACGTGATGGCCGGTTCCAGCATGGGAGCCATTGTGGCGGGCGCTATCTGCACCCGGGATGATCAGGAACTGGCCAACTTCTTTGAATACCCTGAGCGTATCCACGTGAATGCTTTCCGCTGGCTGGGTGTGACTGAAGCCCTGCGCGCAGGTCACGCCATGGATCCGCAACAACTGCAGAAACACATTCGATACAATCTCGGCAGCGCCAGCTTCAGAGAGGCTTACGAACACAGTGGCCGTACGCTGAATATCTCGGTCTCCCCCACCCGAACCCAGCAAAAGCCAAGGCTGCTTAACTGGCTGTCCTCACCTGCTGTGCTGGTGGACTCGGCGGTGATGGCCTCCTGTGCGGTTCCGGGTATTTTTCCGCCAGTGACACTTCGGGCCCGGGATTCAGATGGCGACAGCGGCAGCAGCGTGCCCTACATGCCCACCGAGAGCTGGATAGATGGCAGCGTGCATGGCGACCTGCCACTCATGAGAATGGCCCGTCTTCACAACGTGAACAAAACCATTGTGAGCCAGGCCAATCCCCATGTGGTGCCGTTCATCAGCAATCATGATCAAAGTGGCCTGACATCCTGGGCGAAACGGGCGGCGGTGTCCCTGGCACACGGCCAGCTTGCCACGGCGCTGAAACTGACTCGCCAGAGCCCACACCCTGGCATCATCCGGCCGCTTATCGAGCAGGCCAACGCCATGACCAGCCAGGAGTACCTCGGGGATATCAACATCCATTTCCCGGCAAAACCCTCGCTCTACCTCAAGGTACTTTCAAACCCCAGCCCGGAGGATCTGGAGATGTTCATTAACCTGGGGGAACAGGCCACCTGGCCAAGGCTGGCTATGATCAAGGACCAGACCCGCATCAGCCGGGCCTTTGATCGATGCATTCAGCGCCTGGAGGCGGATCTTGAAAAGGAGGACAAGGACACAACGGCCCAGTAA
- a CDS encoding D-amino acid dehydrogenase encodes MKRIAVIGGGITGITTAYTLAKRGLDVTVYEKHRYAAMETSFANGGQLSASNAEVWNNWQTVMKGIKWMSRRDAPLLVNPKPSWHKLSWFAEFIAAIPQYEKNTTETARLAIAARDHLFAWAQEEGIDFDLKKQGILHIYRDKAGFDHAAKVSRLLAAGGLERRSVTPEEMKSIEPTLAGTYYGGFFTESDSTGDIHKFTNGLADAIQRLGVKTCYGHTVTELSADERNAWVTVHDGTEQSRDTFDGVVICAGVGSRGLAKKLGDRVNIYPVKGYSITVELDDEASQKAAPTVSLLDDATKIVTSRLGDGRFRVAGTAEFSGYNRDIKDDRIRPLTRWVEQCFPGVCTRKVVPWAGLRPMLPNMMPRVGPGRLPTVFYNTGHGHLGWTLSAITAELVAESVTGDNR; translated from the coding sequence ATGAAGCGAATCGCAGTCATTGGCGGTGGTATCACCGGTATTACCACAGCCTACACCCTTGCCAAGCGCGGGCTTGACGTTACGGTTTACGAGAAACACCGTTACGCGGCGATGGAAACCTCCTTCGCCAACGGCGGGCAGCTCTCCGCCTCTAACGCGGAGGTCTGGAACAACTGGCAAACCGTCATGAAGGGCATCAAGTGGATGTCCCGCCGGGATGCGCCACTGTTGGTCAACCCGAAGCCTTCCTGGCACAAGCTGAGCTGGTTCGCCGAGTTCATTGCTGCTATTCCCCAGTACGAGAAAAACACCACGGAAACTGCCCGTCTGGCGATCGCTGCCCGCGATCACCTGTTTGCCTGGGCGCAGGAAGAGGGCATTGATTTCGATCTCAAGAAGCAGGGCATTCTGCACATCTATCGGGATAAAGCCGGCTTTGACCACGCGGCCAAAGTGTCACGCCTACTAGCCGCGGGTGGCCTGGAGCGCCGTTCGGTTACTCCGGAGGAAATGAAATCCATCGAGCCGACCCTGGCCGGCACCTATTACGGTGGCTTTTTCACCGAGAGTGATTCCACCGGCGATATCCACAAATTCACCAACGGCCTGGCCGACGCCATCCAGCGCCTGGGCGTTAAAACCTGCTATGGCCACACGGTGACCGAACTGAGCGCCGATGAGCGTAACGCCTGGGTTACCGTTCACGATGGCACCGAGCAATCCCGGGATACCTTCGATGGCGTGGTGATCTGTGCCGGCGTTGGTAGTCGCGGACTCGCCAAAAAACTGGGTGACCGGGTGAATATCTATCCGGTGAAGGGCTATTCCATCACCGTGGAACTGGACGACGAAGCGTCACAAAAGGCCGCGCCAACAGTCAGCCTGCTGGATGATGCCACCAAGATTGTAACCAGCCGCCTTGGTGATGGTCGTTTCCGGGTTGCCGGTACCGCCGAGTTCAGCGGTTACAACCGCGATATCAAGGATGACCGGATCCGCCCGCTGACCCGCTGGGTGGAGCAATGCTTCCCGGGAGTCTGTACCCGCAAGGTGGTTCCCTGGGCCGGATTGCGGCCGATGTTGCCGAATATGATGCCGAGGGTCGGGCCGGGGCGCCTGCCAACCGTGTTCTACAACACCGGTCACGGGCATCTTGGCTGGACGCTCTCGGCAATTACCGCCGAACTGGTTGCTGAAAGCGTTACCGGGGATAACCGGTAA